In the Ilumatobacteraceae bacterium genome, one interval contains:
- a CDS encoding dihydrolipoamide acetyltransferase family protein, translating into MTYTMRLPDVGEGVAEAELIEWLVAVGDEVTPDSALVEVLTDKATVEVSCPVSGVVTALHGEPGDTLAVGSDLIEIDTGDSPTAPPDPEVEPAEPDVDAGGDTSDAGTPLDPPVPPADAPEGDSESATELPAPPPAPSGHPAGARASAAPAVRRRARGLGVDLGSVPGTGPDGRVVHADLDRMIAGGSGARPLAGGTGSADDRHPEPVRGIRRRIAERLTAAWTEIPHITYVESVDVTELERLRAELNRQGEQHAADRLTMLPFLAVALAIACSEQPTINAHYDHAEQVLTRFDGVHIGIATQTDGGLLVPVVRHAEARRLRDLAAEIARVTEAARDGSATRDELSGSTITITSLGAIGGVTTTPILNAPEVAIVGVNKIETRPVWHGDRFEPRQVLNLSSSFDHRMVDGWDAATFVQRIKTLLETPALLFVDD; encoded by the coding sequence ATGACCTACACGATGCGACTGCCCGACGTCGGCGAGGGCGTGGCCGAAGCCGAACTGATCGAATGGTTGGTGGCCGTTGGCGACGAGGTCACGCCCGACTCGGCGCTGGTCGAGGTGTTGACCGACAAGGCGACGGTCGAGGTCTCGTGTCCGGTGTCGGGCGTCGTGACCGCGCTGCACGGCGAGCCGGGCGACACCCTCGCCGTCGGCAGTGACCTGATCGAGATCGACACCGGCGACTCGCCGACGGCACCACCCGACCCCGAGGTCGAGCCGGCCGAACCGGACGTCGATGCCGGCGGCGACACATCCGATGCCGGCACACCGCTCGACCCGCCGGTTCCTCCTGCGGACGCGCCCGAGGGCGATTCGGAGTCGGCGACCGAGTTGCCCGCTCCCCCGCCGGCGCCGTCCGGCCATCCCGCCGGCGCTCGCGCATCAGCCGCACCCGCCGTTCGGCGTCGTGCGCGCGGGCTCGGGGTCGACCTCGGTTCGGTGCCCGGGACCGGCCCGGACGGACGTGTCGTGCACGCCGACCTCGACCGGATGATCGCCGGTGGGTCGGGTGCCCGCCCCCTGGCCGGCGGCACCGGCAGCGCCGACGACAGGCATCCCGAACCGGTGCGCGGTATCCGTCGCCGGATCGCCGAACGACTGACTGCGGCGTGGACGGAGATCCCCCACATCACGTACGTGGAGTCGGTCGACGTGACCGAGCTCGAACGGTTGCGGGCCGAGCTCAACCGGCAGGGAGAGCAGCACGCTGCCGACCGCCTCACGATGCTGCCGTTCCTCGCCGTCGCGCTCGCGATCGCCTGCTCGGAGCAGCCGACGATCAATGCGCACTACGACCACGCCGAACAGGTGCTCACCCGGTTCGACGGGGTGCACATCGGCATCGCCACGCAGACCGACGGCGGGTTGCTGGTGCCGGTCGTGCGCCACGCCGAGGCGCGACGCCTCCGCGACCTCGCCGCCGAGATCGCCAGGGTCACCGAAGCCGCCCGCGACGGATCAGCCACCCGTGACGAACTGTCGGGTTCGACGATCACGATCACGTCGCTCGGTGCGATCGGCGGGGTCACCACGACACCGATCCTCAACGCCCCCGAGGTCGCGATCGTCGGCGTCAACAAGATCGAGACCCGCCCGGTGTGGCACGGCGACCGGTTCGAGCCCCGGCAGGTGCTCAACCTGTCGTCGAGCTTCGATCACCGCATGGTCGACGGGTGGGATGCTGCGACGTTCGTCCAGCGGATCAAGACGCTCCTGGAAACACCGGCGCTGCTGTTCGTCGACGACTGA